The Methanocorpusculum vombati genome segment ACCCGGCCACTACCTGCGGGTTTCTTCGTTCGAGGAAGAGCAGGGTTATACAGGCGCCGATATCCACGAGGAGAATGATGAGAATGAAAAACCATGCAACTCCCTCGGCGATCAGGTTCAGCAGAAGATCAAACATACGTTACTCCCTATTGCATGTAGGGAGAGATATATTTTCCATGCGCACGCATGGATAGTAATGGCGTTATCCTACAAAGAGTTCTGTCGTTTCTGGGGCAAGGGGTTCTTACTTGCCGCAATTATTGCTGCAATTGCCGGTCTTCTGACGGGAGACGGTGAGTGGGTGGGTATGCTGTATCTTGGTGCGGCAGTTCTGCTGGTGCTTGCGGTGGTGTTTCTGATGATGGGGCGGATGATTCGGGAGGCAGAACCGCAGTAACCGATGTTATCTTGTTTTGTCTGCGTGGTGTGACGAACGTATTTCGTTGGTGTTGTTGGGAAACTGTTGGCGGGTTAGTGGTGATATTCTGTGTGTTCCGTGGTTCCCGCAAGCAAAACCAAAGAGAAAGACTCTCCCATACATTTTTTCAGAAAAATCCCTCTGAACATGTTCGCATCACCGGAACCGATCAGGTTCATATGCGAGCAGCACCCAAATCTTAGAACAGCTATGCCCCGGACGATTACGTTTTCCCGGAATGTGTTTCTCCCGCTGACGAATGTGTGTGCGAACGCCTGCGGCTACTGTTCCTTCAAGGCGCCCGTTGCCGACGGCTGCGTGATGCCCGCATCAGAGGTACTGGCAACGCTTCGCCGCGGTGCCGCGTTCGGATGCACCGAAGCACTGTTCACGTTCGGGGAGCGGCCGGAGAACGAACCGGGATTCCGGAGATATATTGAGGCCGCGGGGTATCCGGATATTCTTTCTTACTGCGAAGCGATGAGCCGGGCGGCGATTGATCTCGGGATGCTGCCGCATACAAACGCCGGTATTTTAACATATGAAGAACTCGAACGGCTCCGGCACGTGAACGCGAGTATGGGACTGATGCTGGAGACGACCGCCGAAATTCCGGCACACCGCCACAGTCCGGGAAAAGATCCCGGCGTCCGCCTTGAGATGATGGCCGATGCCGGAAAACTGAAGATTCCGTTTACGACCGGGCTTCTGCTCGGCATCGGGGAGACGGCGGCTGATCGTGAGGAGTCGCTTGCAGCTATCCGGGACCTGCACAAACGCTACGGCCACATTCAGGAGGTGATCATCCAGAACTTCTGTCCGAAGGAAGGAACAGAGATGGCGGGTGTTCCGGGTGCATCGCAGGAGGTTATCCGCGAGACGCTCCGGCTTGCTGCCGGTATTCTGCCAAAAGATGTTTCCATTCAGATTCCTCCGAACCTTGCGGATGCCGGCGGGCTTCTTTCCCTCGGGGTAACCGATCTCGGCGGGGTTTCCCCAGTGACGATTGATTACATCAATCCGGAACATCCCTGGCCGGCACTGGATGTTCTTGCAGAGATCGCCGCCGGATACGATCTGCGGGAGCGGCTGTGCATCTATCCGCAGTACTGCAACCCGGAGTGGGTTTCCCCGGAGCTTCTGCCGCTGGCGGAACGCCTGGCGAAACGGACCTATGGATAGTGTGTCATGCTAACACTTATCATGAAATCCGTTCAATAGATATGGCACAATGAAGCAGGGAGATCTTCTCTATCTGGGTAAGGCAAAGTCTGTCTATCGGACCGACAAACCGGATGAACTTCTGGTGGTGTTCCGGGACGACATTACTGCATTTGACGGGCAAAAGAAGAATGTCCTTGCAGGAAAAGGCGGGTACAATGCAAAGGTTACGGCATACTTCTATCCGCTTCTTGAAGCGGCCGGTATCCCGACGCATTTTCTTGCGGCTGTGACGCCCACCGCGCATCTGGTTCGCCGGCTTTCCATGATTCCGCTGGAGATTATCGTCCGGAATCGTGCAGCAGGATCTCTGGTGCGAAATTATGGTTTTGCGGAAGGCGAGCCTCTGTCCCCCCCGCTGATTGTGATGGATCTGAAAGATGACTCGCGTCACGATCCAATGATCAATGATGAGATCATTCTGGCACGCGGAATTGCAGCCGCTGAGGAGCTTGCGGAGATCAAGCGGCTGGCACTTGCAATCAATGCAGTTCTCCGGGAGAATCTTGCAGCAAAGGATCTGGACTTAATCGATATGAAGTTCGAGTTCGGCAGAGATGCGGCAGGCATGATCCGGCTGGGCGATGAAATAAGTATGGACTCACTGCGGTTGTGGGATCACGGTGCGGTCGGTGCGTCGCTGGATAAGGATGTGTACCGCAAGGAACTGGGCGACGTCATGGAAACCTACGCGATGGTTGCACAGCGCATCTGCGGTGCGTAAACATTTTTTATTCCGGGAAAAAGTTGCTCCCGTTTTTTTTTCAAAAT includes the following:
- the cofG gene encoding 7,8-didemethyl-8-hydroxy-5-deazariboflavin synthase CofG; amino-acid sequence: MPRTITFSRNVFLPLTNVCANACGYCSFKAPVADGCVMPASEVLATLRRGAAFGCTEALFTFGERPENEPGFRRYIEAAGYPDILSYCEAMSRAAIDLGMLPHTNAGILTYEELERLRHVNASMGLMLETTAEIPAHRHSPGKDPGVRLEMMADAGKLKIPFTTGLLLGIGETAADREESLAAIRDLHKRYGHIQEVIIQNFCPKEGTEMAGVPGASQEVIRETLRLAAGILPKDVSIQIPPNLADAGGLLSLGVTDLGGVSPVTIDYINPEHPWPALDVLAEIAAGYDLRERLCIYPQYCNPEWVSPELLPLAERLAKRTYG
- the purC gene encoding phosphoribosylaminoimidazolesuccinocarboxamide synthase, with the protein product MKQGDLLYLGKAKSVYRTDKPDELLVVFRDDITAFDGQKKNVLAGKGGYNAKVTAYFYPLLEAAGIPTHFLAAVTPTAHLVRRLSMIPLEIIVRNRAAGSLVRNYGFAEGEPLSPPLIVMDLKDDSRHDPMINDEIILARGIAAAEELAEIKRLALAINAVLRENLAAKDLDLIDMKFEFGRDAAGMIRLGDEISMDSLRLWDHGAVGASLDKDVYRKELGDVMETYAMVAQRICGA